One Scomber scombrus chromosome 4, fScoSco1.1, whole genome shotgun sequence genomic region harbors:
- the mboat4 gene encoding ghrelin O-acyltransferase: MSLIDWMWEHQFLMHQCFSLPFAFLFYFLSKRGYLSLMYRYLFVSVVGCVLAILTMGVYSALLFTSAFVFILLVLSVDPSCIHIWVFGVQMSWQTFWHLLIQYREYYLHEPVDIRLFLAVSALMLLTQRITSVSMDIQEKKVVFNASTLNKINVMFLPLISYTLNFTTLLGGPLCSYSQLVSLMEGIRFNPPPNPLAVVSFKLIQVLLLGWVRYCLVYFLKRNAYDSTSSTALYGLLWVWGVGLALRIEYYTHWRISECLNNAAGLGFCENVKSDTTNWSGLSDGDFWTIEASINMSDFARRWNSTTASWLRRLVYIRCKHFQLFMTFGFSLWWHGLHLGHFVGFLTWAATVKADYYIHRYMLPKLSSKWKQLLYICLSWINTQMIVTCVVIAVELRDMSGLRLLSVTYVGLFPLFNIIVLFIFLKPAQFRLVTSKMYY; the protein is encoded by the exons GTacctgtttgtttctgttgtagGATGCGTCCTGGCTATTCTCACCATGGGTGTCTACAGTGCACTTCTCTTCACCTCCGCCTTTGTCTTTATTCTGCTTGTTCTCTCCGTGGATCCCAGCTGTATCCACATCTGGGTGTTTGGTGTTCAGATGTCGTGGCAAACCTTCTGGCACCTACTTATACAGTACAGGGAATACTACCTGCATGAGCCTGTCGACATCAG GTTGTTTTTGGCTGTGTCCGCTTTGATGCTTCTCACCCAGAGGATCACCTCAGTATCCATGGACATCCAGGAGAAAAAAGTCGTATTTAATGCTTCCACCCTAAATAAGATTAATGTCATGTTTCTGCCTCTAATCAGCTACACCCTTAATTTCACCACCCTGCTTGGTGGCCCTTTGTGCTCTTACAGTCAATTGGTGTCCCTAATGGAGGGTATCAGGTTTAACCCTCCACCCAATCCACTGGCTGTAGTCTCCTTTAAGTTGATTCAGGTGTTATTGCTAGGGTGGGTAAGATAttgtcttgtttattttttgaaacGTAATGCTTATGATTCCACCAGCTCTACTGCTCTTTATGGCCTGCTATGGGTTTGGGGTGTGGGACTTGCTTTGAGGATCGAGTATTACACCCACTGGAGGATCAGTGAATGCCTCAATAACGCAGCTGGGCTTggattttgtgaaaatgtcaagAGTGACACAACAAACTGGAGCGGGCTATCCGATGGAGACTTCTGGACCATCGAGGCTTCGATTAATATGTCCGATTTTGCCCGTCGATGGAACAGTACGACAGCTTCGTGGCTGCGTCGTTTGGTTTATATACGGTGCAAACATTTCCAGTTATTTATGACTTTTGGTTTTTCACTGTGGTGGCATGGTTTGCACTTGGGTCACTTTGTGGGGTTTCTGACCTGGGCAGCAACAGTCAAAGCAGACTATTATATACACAGATACATGCTCCCAAAACTTTCATCAAAATGGAAACAACTGCTGTACATCTGTTTAAGCTGGATAAACACTCAAATGATTGTTACTTGTGTCGTTATAGCTGTAGAATTAAGAGATATGTCCGGTTTGAGACTTCTGTCTGTAACATACGTGGGTCTGTTTCcactttttaatataattgtgctctttattttcttaaagcCAGCACAGTTTAGGTTAGTCACATCAAAGATGTATTATTGA
- the coq2 gene encoding 4-hydroxybenzoate polyprenyltransferase, mitochondrial, whose translation MLTAKLTGQLTLNALRRTHHGACHPCIYTLSNYNLHNERQRTRDGILSDFSVLRRGFYSQSAIRPSVRLRETQHYGRRPFSLSAATIVNAAPAPVQPYLRLMRLDKPIGTWLLYLPCTWSIALASDPGNLPHLGMLTLFGAGALLMRGAGCTINDMWDKDFDKKVARTATRPIASGEVSRMQALVFLGGQLSLALGVLLCLNYYSIALGAASLSLVVTYPLMKRITYWPQFVLGLTFNWGALLGWSAVKGCCDWSVCLPLYFSGVMWTLIYDTIYAHQDKEDDVKVGVKSTALRLQEQTKPWLSGFTVAMMSGLVAAGVNAEQTLPYYAVLSTVAIHLTHQIYTLDINKPEDCWKKFVSNRNLGLLLFLGIVAGNLWKERRETLLQNEELQR comes from the exons ATGCTCACAGCCAAGCTAACCGGCCAGCTGACTCTGAACGCCCTCAGGAGGACTCACCATGGCGCCTGTCACCCTTGCATTTACACCCTGTCAAACTACAACCTTCACAATGAAAGGCAAAGGACGAGAGATGGTATCCTCTCAGATTTCAGCGTGTTGAGACGAGGGTTTTACAGCCAGAGTGCGATCCGTCCATCAGTCAGACTACGTGAAACACAGCATTATGGAAGAAGACCGTTCAGTTTATCAGCTGCTACGATTGTGAATGCAGCCCCAGCACCTGTCCAGCCGTACCTCCGGTTGATGAGGCTGGACAAACCTATTG GCACGTGGCTGCTGTACCTGCCGTGTACATGGAGCATTGCTCTGGCTTCTGACCCCGGAAACCTCCCACATCTGGGCATGCTCACCCTGTTTGGGGCGGGTGCTCTGCTGATGAGAGGAGCGGGCTGCACCATCAACGACATGTGGGATAAAGACTTTGACAAGAAG GTTGCCAGGACGGCCACTCGACCTATTGCATCAGGGGAGGTTTCTCGGATGCAGGCACTAGTCTTCCTGGGAGGGCAGCTCTCTCTTGCACTCGGAGTTCTCCTTTGTCTCAACTATTACAG CATAGCTCTGGGTGCTGCCTCACTATCTCTTGTCGTCACCTACCCGCTGATGAAGAGGATCACATACTGGCCACAGTTTGTGCTAG gCCTCACCTTCAACTGGGGAGCGCTGCTCGGCTGGTCTGCTGTCAAGGgctgctgtgattggtccgtgtgtctCCCGCTGTATTTCTCAGGAGTGATGTGGACGTTGATATATGACACAATATATGCACATCAG GATAAAGAAGACGACGTCAAAGTAGGAGTGAAGTCTACTGCGCTGAGGCTCCAGGAGCAAACCAAGCCTTGGCTGAGTGGCTTCACGGTGGCCATGATGTCAGGACTGGTTGCAGCCGGGGTCAATGCTGAACAGACGCTGCCTTACTACGCTGTACTGTCCACAGTGGCCATTCATCTAACACATCAG ATTTACACATTGGACATTAACAAACCAGAGGACTGCTGGAAGAAGTTTGTGTCAAACAGAAACCTCGGACTGTTGTTATTTTTAGGCATTGTTGCCGGCAATttgtggaaggaaagaagagagacttTGCTGCAAAATGAGGAATTGCAAAGATGA